The proteins below are encoded in one region of Coffea arabica cultivar ET-39 chromosome 4c, Coffea Arabica ET-39 HiFi, whole genome shotgun sequence:
- the LOC140004795 gene encoding uncharacterized protein — protein sequence MRKCLVCGSSEHQIATCPAKNRDGNGGTQTEKSNPKQPTSSANRPKTSARVFALDHQRAPESSRVVEGTIPVFHRLAKHLFDPRATHSFVNPAFMSDIDVNPVKLPYDLEVKTPTRDQSLVTNMVYKNCEIWVGERKLVGDLISLDLKGYDVIIGMDWLARYNVQLNCKTKVVEFSIPGEATLRLDVKGRLASSALVSGIRARKLLSKGAQGYLAFLINTPGDKVKLEDVLVVNEFFDVFPDELKSMPPEREIEFKINLVPGTTPISKTPYRMAPAELKELKLQLQDLLERGFIRESESPWGAPVLFVKKKDGSLRLCIDYRGLNDVTVKNKYPLPHIDELFDQLQGAGVFSKLDLKQGYYQLRIRQEDIPKTAFNSRYGHFEFVVMPFGLTNAPTAFMDLMH from the coding sequence atgagaaaatgccTCGTTTGTGGGAGTTCGGAACATCAGATTGCTACTTGCCCTGCTAAAAATCGAGACGGGAACGGGGGTACTCAGACGGAGAAGTCAAACCCTAAGCAACCTACCTCCAGTGCCAACCGACCTAAAACCTCTGCTAGGGTTTTTGCTTTGGACCACCAGAGAGCTCCGGAATCTTCAAGagtagtggaaggtacgattcctgtatTCCACCGCTTAGCTAAGCATCTGTTTGACCCTCGGGCAACCCATTCTTTTGTGAATCCTGCCTTTATGAGTGATATTGATGTGAATCCTGTTAAGTTGCCCTATGATTTAGAAGTAAAAACACCTACTAGGGATCAAAGCTTAGTTACCAATATGGTTTATAAAAATTGCGAGATTTGGGTAGGAGAACGGAAATTGGTAGGAGATTTGATAAGTTTAGACCTTAAAGGATACGATGTGATTATAGGCATGGACTGGCTGGCTCGTTATAATGTTCAATTGAACTGTAAGACTAAAGTAGTGGAGTTCTCTATACCCGGAGAGGCAACTCTAAGACTGGATGTGAAAGGTAGGTTAGCATCGTCCGCGCTCGTTTCGGGAATCCGAGCTAGGAAGTTGTTAAGTAAAGGGGCGCAAGGCTAtttggccttcttaattaatacTCCTGGAGATAAGGTAAAATTGGAAGATGTGTTAGTAGTGAACGAGTTTTTCGATGTCTTTCCCGATGAATTGAAGTCAATGCCTCCGGAGAGGGAAATAGAGTTTAAGATCAATTTGGTGCCTGGAACTACTCCGATTTCAAAAACgccataccgaatggctccaGCAGAACTTAAGGAATTAAAACtgcaattacaggatttgttggaacgggggTTTATTCGAGAAAGTGAATCGCCTTGGGGAGCACctgttttatttgttaaaaagaaggacggCAGTTTGAGGTTGTGTATTGACTATCGTGGCCTGAATGATGTTACGGTGAAGAATAAGTATCCTTTGCCAcacattgatgagttatttgatCAACTACAAGGAGCAGGAGTTTTCTCTAAGTTGGATTTGAAgcaagggtattaccagttaCGAATTAGGCAAGAAGATATACCGAAAACTGCCTTTAATTCAAGATATGGCCACTTTGAATTTgtagtaatgccttttggtttaacaaATGCACCTACAGCATTTATGGATCTGATGCATTGA